In Chionomys nivalis chromosome 24, mChiNiv1.1, whole genome shotgun sequence, one genomic interval encodes:
- the LOC130866030 gene encoding rRNA 2'-O-methyltransferase fibrillarin-like isoform X2 encodes MKPGFSPREGGFGGRGGFGGDRFGRGGRGGFGGGRGQGGGGGVFICRGKEDALVTKNLVPGESVYGEKRVSISEEDDKIEYRVWNPFHSKLAAAILGGVDQIHIKPGAKVLYLGAASGTTVSHVSDIVGPDGLVYAVEFSHRSGRDLINLAKKRTNIIPVIEDARHPHKYRMLIAMVDVLFADVAQPDQTRIAALNAHTFLRNGGHFVISIEANCIDSTASAEAAFASEVKKMQQENMKPQEQLTLEPYKRDDAVVVGVYRPPPKVKN; translated from the exons ATGAAGCCAGGTTTCAGCCCCCGTGAGGGTGGCTTTGGTGGCAGAGGAGGCTTTGGTGGTGACAGATTTGGTAGAGGTGGACGAGGAGGCTTTGGTGGAGGCCGAGGTCAAGGTGGAGGTGGAG GCGTCTTTATCTGTCGCGGAAAGGAGGATGCCCTTGTCACAAAGAATCTGGTTCCTGGGGAGTCTGTGTATGGGGAGAAGAGAGTCTCTATTTCAGAGGAAGATGACAAAATTGAATACCGAGTCTGGAACCCCTTCCATTCCAAGCTGGCAGCAGCAATCCTGGGTGGCGTAGACCAGATCCACATCAAGCCAGGGGCCAAGGTGCTCTACCTTGGGGCAGCCTCAGGCACCACCGTCTCTCACGTCTCTGACATCGTTGGCCCGGATGGTCTGGTCTATGCAGTTGAGTTCTCCCACCGTTCTGGCCGTGACCTCATCAACTTGGCCAAGAAGAGGACCAACATTATTCCTGTGATTGAAGATGCCCGACACCCACACAAATACCGCATGCTTATCGCCATGGTGGATGTGCTCTTTGCCGATGTGGCACAGCCAGACCAAACCCGGATTGCGGCCCTGAATGCCCACACCTTCCTGAGGAATGGAGGACACTTTGTGATTTCCATTGAGGCGAACTGCATTGACTCCACAGCCTCGGCAGAAGCCGCGTTTGCCTCTGAAGTGAAGAAGATGCAGCAGGAGAATATGAAGCCCCAGGAGCAGCTGACACTTGAGCCTTACAAACGAGACGACGCTGTGGTTGTAGGTGTGTACAGGCCACCTCCCAAGGTGAAGAACTGA
- the LOC130866030 gene encoding rRNA 2'-O-methyltransferase fibrillarin-like isoform X1, which translates to MKPGFSPREGGFGGRGGFGGDRFGRGGRGGFGGGRGQGGGGGFRGRGGRGGGGRGGGFQSGGGRGGKRGNQSGKNVMVEPHQHEGVFICRGKEDALVTKNLVPGESVYGEKRVSISEEDDKIEYRVWNPFHSKLAAAILGGVDQIHIKPGAKVLYLGAASGTTVSHVSDIVGPDGLVYAVEFSHRSGRDLINLAKKRTNIIPVIEDARHPHKYRMLIAMVDVLFADVAQPDQTRIAALNAHTFLRNGGHFVISIEANCIDSTASAEAAFASEVKKMQQENMKPQEQLTLEPYKRDDAVVVGVYRPPPKVKN; encoded by the coding sequence ATGAAGCCAGGTTTCAGCCCCCGTGAGGGTGGCTTTGGTGGCAGAGGAGGCTTTGGTGGTGACAGATTTGGTAGAGGTGGACGAGGAGGCTTTGGTGGAGGCCGAGGTCAAGGTGGAGGTGGAGGCTTCAGGGGACgaggaggtagaggaggaggtGGACGAGGTGGAGGCTTCCAGTCTGGGGGCGGCCGGGGAGGCAAGAGAGGAAACCAGTCAGGGAAGAATGTGATGGTTGAACCACATCAACATGAAGGCGTCTTTATCTGTCGCGGAAAGGAGGATGCCCTTGTCACAAAGAATCTGGTTCCTGGGGAGTCTGTGTATGGGGAGAAGAGAGTCTCTATTTCAGAGGAAGATGACAAAATTGAATACCGAGTCTGGAACCCCTTCCATTCCAAGCTGGCAGCAGCAATCCTGGGTGGCGTAGACCAGATCCACATCAAGCCAGGGGCCAAGGTGCTCTACCTTGGGGCAGCCTCAGGCACCACCGTCTCTCACGTCTCTGACATCGTTGGCCCGGATGGTCTGGTCTATGCAGTTGAGTTCTCCCACCGTTCTGGCCGTGACCTCATCAACTTGGCCAAGAAGAGGACCAACATTATTCCTGTGATTGAAGATGCCCGACACCCACACAAATACCGCATGCTTATCGCCATGGTGGATGTGCTCTTTGCCGATGTGGCACAGCCAGACCAAACCCGGATTGCGGCCCTGAATGCCCACACCTTCCTGAGGAATGGAGGACACTTTGTGATTTCCATTGAGGCGAACTGCATTGACTCCACAGCCTCGGCAGAAGCCGCGTTTGCCTCTGAAGTGAAGAAGATGCAGCAGGAGAATATGAAGCCCCAGGAGCAGCTGACACTTGAGCCTTACAAACGAGACGACGCTGTGGTTGTAGGTGTGTACAGGCCACCTCCCAAGGTGAAGAACTGA
- the Lrat gene encoding lecithin retinol acyltransferase: MKNPMLEAVSLLLEKLLLISNFKLLSVCSPGGGTGRNRPYEISSFLRGDVLEVSRTHFTHYGIYLGNNRVAHLMPDILLALTNDKGRTQKVVSNKRLILGVICKVASIRVDTVEDFAYGADILVNHLDKTLKKKSLHNEEVACRAEQQLGLTPYSLLWNNCEHFVTYCRYGARISPQAEKFYETVKIIIRDQRSCLASAVLGLLSIVYTGLASYTALPALCIPFCLWMMSG; encoded by the exons ATGAAGAACCCGATGCTGGAAGCAGTGTCTCTCCTCCTGGAGAAGTTGCTCCTCATCTCCAACTTCAAGCTCTTGAGCGTGTGCTCTCCTGGAGGAGGGACAGGGAGGAACCGTCCCTATGAAATCAGCTCTTTTCTCCGGGGCGATGTGCTGGAGGTGTCACGGACTCATTTTACCCACTACGGGATCTACCTGGGGAACAACCGTGTAGCCCATCTAATGCCTGACATCCTGTTGGCGCTGACCAATGACAAGGGACGTACTCAGAAAGTGGTCTCCAATAAGCGTCTCATCCTCGGAGTCATTTGCAAGGTGGCCAGCATCCGTGTAGACACAGTAGAGGACTTTGCCTACGGAGCAGACATCCTCGTCAATCACCTAGACAAGACTCTCAAGAAGAAATCATTGCACAACGAGGAGGTGGCATGCAGGGCTGAGCAGCAATTAGGACTGACTCCCTACAGCCTACTGTGGAACAACTGCGAACACTTTGTGACATACTGCAGATATGGTGCTCGGATCAGTCCACAGGCTGAGAAG ttttatgaGACTGTGAAGATCATCATTCGTGATCAGAGAAGCTGTCTTGCTTCAGCTGTCTTGGGACTGTTGTCCATTGTCTACACGGGCCTGGCATCATATACGGCCCTTCCTGCACTCTGTATTCCATTCTGCTTGTGGATGATGTCTGGCTAG